The Streptomyces sp. NBC_00670 genome window below encodes:
- a CDS encoding flavin monoamine oxidase family protein produces the protein MTSTVPNAIEHADGQQPPITMFGPDFPYAYDDFLAHPAGLGQVPATEHGTEIAVIGGGLSGIVAAYELMKMGLKPVVYEADRIGGRLRTVGFEGCDPSLTAEMGAMRFPPSSTALQHYIDLVGLETRPFPNPLAEATPSTVVDLKGESHYAETLADLPQVYRDVADAWARCLEEGADFSDMNRALRTRDVPRIREIWARLVEKLDNQTFYGFLCDSDAFKSFRHREIFGQVGFGTGGWDTDFPNSILEILRVVYTEADDHHRGIVGGSQQLPLRLWEREPEKIVHWPYGTSLKSLHPDGEPRPAVTRLHRTAGNRITVTDAHGDIRTYRAAVFTAQSWMLLSKIACDDALFPIDHWTAIERTHYMESSKLFVPVDRPFWLDKDERTGRDVMSMTLTDRMTRGTYLLDDGPDRPAVICLSYTWCDDSLKWLPLSAQERMEVMLKSLGEIYPGVDIRKHVIGSPVTVSWENEPYFMGAFKANLPGHYRYQRRLFTHFMQDRLPADKRGIFLAGDDISWTAGWAEGAVQTALNAVWGVMHHLGGASDATNPGPGDVYDEIAPVELPED, from the coding sequence ATGACGTCCACCGTGCCCAACGCGATCGAGCACGCCGACGGGCAGCAGCCGCCGATCACCATGTTCGGCCCGGACTTCCCTTACGCCTACGACGACTTCCTCGCCCACCCGGCGGGCCTCGGCCAGGTCCCGGCCACCGAGCACGGCACGGAGATCGCGGTCATCGGGGGCGGACTGTCCGGCATCGTCGCGGCCTACGAGCTGATGAAGATGGGCCTGAAGCCGGTGGTGTACGAGGCCGACCGGATCGGCGGCCGGCTGCGGACGGTGGGCTTCGAGGGCTGCGACCCTTCGCTGACCGCCGAGATGGGCGCGATGCGCTTCCCGCCGTCCTCCACGGCGCTCCAGCACTACATCGACCTGGTGGGCCTCGAGACCCGGCCGTTCCCCAACCCCCTCGCGGAGGCCACCCCGTCGACCGTCGTCGACCTCAAGGGCGAGTCGCACTACGCCGAGACCCTGGCCGACCTGCCGCAGGTCTACCGTGACGTGGCCGACGCGTGGGCCCGGTGCCTGGAGGAGGGCGCCGACTTCTCCGACATGAACCGGGCCCTGCGGACACGGGACGTGCCGCGGATCCGGGAGATCTGGGCGAGGCTGGTCGAGAAGCTCGACAACCAGACCTTCTACGGTTTCCTCTGCGACTCCGACGCGTTCAAGTCCTTCCGGCACCGCGAGATCTTCGGCCAGGTCGGCTTCGGCACCGGCGGCTGGGACACCGACTTCCCCAACTCCATCCTGGAGATCCTCCGCGTCGTCTACACCGAGGCCGACGACCACCACCGCGGCATCGTCGGCGGCTCCCAGCAGCTGCCGCTCAGGCTCTGGGAGCGCGAACCGGAGAAGATCGTCCACTGGCCGTACGGCACCTCGCTGAAGTCGCTGCACCCGGACGGCGAGCCGCGCCCCGCCGTGACCCGGCTGCACCGCACGGCGGGCAACCGCATCACGGTGACGGACGCGCACGGCGACATCCGCACCTACAGGGCGGCGGTCTTCACCGCGCAGTCCTGGATGCTGCTCTCGAAGATCGCCTGCGACGACGCGCTCTTCCCGATCGACCACTGGACGGCCATCGAGCGCACCCACTACATGGAGTCCAGCAAGCTGTTCGTGCCCGTCGACCGGCCGTTCTGGCTGGACAAGGACGAGCGCACCGGCCGGGACGTCATGTCGATGACGCTTACCGACCGCATGACGCGGGGCACCTACCTCCTGGACGACGGCCCGGACCGGCCCGCCGTCATCTGCCTCTCCTACACCTGGTGCGACGACAGCCTGAAGTGGCTGCCGCTGTCCGCGCAGGAGCGGATGGAGGTGATGCTGAAGTCCCTCGGTGAGATCTATCCGGGCGTCGACATCAGGAAGCACGTCATCGGCAGCCCGGTGACCGTCTCCTGGGAGAACGAGCCCTACTTCATGGGCGCGTTCAAGGCCAACCTGCCCGGCCACTACCGCTACCAGCGGCGCCTGTTCACCCACTTCATGCAGGACCGGCTGCCCGCCGACAAACGCGGGATCTTCCTGGCAGGCGACGACATCTCCTGGACGGCGGGCTGGGCCGAGGGCGCCGTGCAGACCGCGCTCAACGCGGTCTGGGGCGTCATGCACCACCTGGGCGGCGCGAGTGACGCGACCAACCCCGGCCCGGGCGACGTCTACGACGAGATCGCGCCGGTGGAGCTGCCGGAGGACTGA
- a CDS encoding DUF5995 family protein — MVRLEQSVVGVGGVVVRMRALGAGWPERDGVAVFNRVYLAVTEELGRRIDAGEFPDRRSASTLDVRFAERYLTVAERGPVPACWRPLFQFRRHPGVRPLQFALAGINAHVGHDLALAVVDACRELGCAPEELEDEFERVGDVLVALEERIREELMPGPDLLQIADPLTHLLASWSLERAREAGWSAARTLWALRGLPELAEEFADRLDAVVGLASRMLLTPLDR; from the coding sequence ATGGTGCGGTTGGAGCAGTCCGTGGTCGGTGTGGGTGGCGTCGTGGTCCGGATGCGCGCGCTCGGCGCGGGCTGGCCGGAGCGGGACGGGGTGGCGGTGTTCAACCGCGTCTATCTCGCGGTCACCGAGGAGCTCGGCCGGCGCATCGACGCCGGGGAGTTCCCGGACCGCCGCAGTGCGAGCACGCTCGACGTCCGCTTCGCCGAGCGGTATCTCACGGTGGCCGAGCGGGGGCCGGTGCCCGCGTGCTGGCGGCCGTTGTTCCAGTTCCGCCGCCATCCGGGCGTGCGGCCCCTCCAGTTCGCGCTCGCCGGGATCAACGCGCACGTCGGGCACGACCTCGCCCTGGCCGTCGTGGACGCCTGCCGGGAGCTCGGCTGCGCACCCGAGGAGTTGGAGGACGAGTTCGAGCGCGTGGGCGACGTCCTCGTCGCGCTGGAGGAGCGCATCCGCGAGGAGCTGATGCCGGGTCCCGACCTGCTGCAGATCGCCGACCCGCTGACCCATCTGCTGGCTTCCTGGAGCCTGGAGCGGGCGCGGGAGGCCGGCTGGTCCGCCGCCCGCACGCTGTGGGCGCTGCGCGGACTGCCGGAGCTGGCCGAGGAGTTCGCGGACCGGCTGGACGCGGTGGTGGGCCTGGCGAGCCGCATGCTGCTCACTCCGCTGGACCGGTAA
- a CDS encoding carbon-nitrogen hydrolase family protein, whose amino-acid sequence MRTALLQSSGRPGSVVENLKVLDEAAGRAAAHGAGLLVTPELFLTGYAIGDGLARLAEPADGEAADAIAETAARHGLAVAYGYPERTSDAAVFNSVQLVAADGTRLANYRKTHLYGPFERAHFTPGERQVVQAELDGLTVGLMICYDVEFPENVRAHALAGTDLLLVPTAQPHPFEFVAESLVPVRAFENQLYVAYVNRVGLEGEFEFVGLSTLAGPDGVARVRAGRAEELLLADADPGFLAASREANPYLADRRPGLYGSLV is encoded by the coding sequence ATGCGCACCGCCCTGCTCCAGAGCTCCGGCCGCCCCGGCTCCGTCGTCGAGAACCTGAAGGTGCTCGACGAGGCCGCCGGCCGGGCCGCCGCCCACGGGGCCGGGCTGCTCGTCACACCGGAGCTGTTCCTCACCGGGTACGCGATCGGCGACGGCCTCGCCCGGCTCGCCGAGCCCGCCGACGGCGAGGCCGCCGACGCGATCGCGGAGACCGCCGCCCGCCACGGCCTCGCCGTCGCCTACGGCTACCCCGAACGGACGTCCGACGCTGCCGTCTTCAACTCCGTCCAGCTCGTCGCCGCCGACGGCACCCGGCTCGCGAACTACCGCAAGACCCACCTCTACGGCCCCTTCGAGCGCGCCCACTTCACCCCGGGTGAGCGGCAGGTCGTCCAGGCCGAGCTGGACGGCCTGACCGTCGGCCTGATGATCTGCTACGACGTGGAGTTCCCGGAGAACGTCCGCGCCCACGCCCTGGCCGGCACCGATCTGCTGCTGGTGCCGACGGCGCAGCCGCACCCCTTCGAGTTCGTCGCCGAGTCCCTCGTGCCCGTCCGCGCGTTCGAGAACCAGCTGTACGTGGCGTACGTCAACCGGGTCGGCCTGGAGGGCGAGTTCGAGTTCGTCGGGCTCTCCACGCTGGCCGGGCCCGACGGCGTCGCCCGCGTCCGGGCCGGACGGGCCGAGGAACTGCTCCTCGCCGACGCGGACCCCGGCTTCCTCGCCGCCTCCCGCGAGGCCAACCCGTATCTGGCGGACCGCCGCCCGGGGCTCTACGGCTCCCTCGTCTGA